The sequence below is a genomic window from Acidilobus saccharovorans 345-15.
AAATTATATAAGTGTCTACTTGTGAGATACTACGGTATGGGTAACTCTAAACATAAAATAATAGCAATACATGATAATGTGTAGTGAGCGGACTTGTCAGGAGAATTTATAAGGTGTTTTTGAAGGTAACTAGCCTTTTAAGCAGCTACTATAACCTCACTTAACAAGGAGAGCAAAGTGCCTGTTAGGGCGCCAACAAAGAGAATGCCTTACAAGGCATGCAAAAACTGCGGCGCGCTGGTCCCTAGGGACTCAGACGTATGCCCTGTGTGTGGTGGGACAGCCTTCGTTGATGACTGGGACGGAGTAGT
It includes:
- the spt4 gene encoding transcription elongation factor subunit Spt4 yields the protein MPVRAPTKRMPYKACKNCGALVPRDSDVCPVCGGTAFVDDWDGVVVVLDNSELAARLKFAKKGMFALKVSGSYVFK